Proteins from a single region of Azospira inquinata:
- a CDS encoding amidohydrolase family protein, producing MTDLLIRNTAAIVTGLPGAAARHAGPDIRLRQGRITALGQLTPEPGETILDATDCVAYPAWVNTHHHLFQSLLKGDPLGLNATLTPWLTAIPYRYRAAFDADLFRLAARIGLVELALSGCGTVADHNYLYAPGLDFDTSAILFEEAAALGLRFVLLRGGQTRSRQVESTLPQALRPETPEAYLADIQRLAAAYHDPAPDAWRKVAVAPTTPLHAVHPQELDLFAAEARRLGLRLHSHLSETVSYQDAAQDMHGTTPIRFCADHGWLGPDVSFAHLVKLDPEEIRLLGQTHTGIAHCPQSNGRLGSGIAPVLALEAAGAQISIGVDGAASNEAADMLSETHAAWLMQRARNGEAARPHCRGGQGEAQAAAAPTVEDVVRWGSAGGADLLGLTGLGRLAVGQAADIALYRLDQPCHLGLHDPAIGPVAGGKATLKRLLVGGKTVVEDGRIPGLDLAQLSHQARAGVTQLRQGAAG from the coding sequence ATGACCGATCTGCTCATTCGCAACACCGCCGCCATTGTCACCGGCCTCCCCGGTGCCGCCGCCCGCCACGCCGGGCCGGATATTCGCCTGCGCCAGGGGCGCATCACCGCCCTGGGCCAGCTCACCCCCGAACCGGGGGAAACCATACTGGACGCCACGGACTGCGTCGCCTACCCGGCCTGGGTGAACACCCACCACCACCTCTTCCAATCCCTGCTCAAGGGCGATCCCCTGGGACTCAACGCCACCCTCACCCCCTGGCTCACCGCCATTCCCTATCGCTACCGGGCCGCCTTCGACGCCGATCTGTTCCGTCTGGCCGCCCGCATTGGTCTCGTGGAACTGGCCCTGTCCGGCTGCGGCACGGTGGCGGACCACAACTACCTCTACGCTCCCGGCCTGGATTTCGACACCTCCGCCATTCTCTTTGAGGAAGCGGCGGCCCTGGGCCTGCGCTTCGTGCTCCTGCGGGGCGGCCAGACCCGCAGCCGACAGGTGGAATCCACACTGCCCCAGGCCCTGCGCCCGGAAACCCCGGAAGCCTATCTGGCGGACATTCAACGCCTCGCGGCCGCCTACCACGACCCGGCCCCGGACGCCTGGCGCAAGGTGGCCGTGGCCCCCACCACCCCCCTCCATGCCGTCCATCCCCAGGAGCTGGACCTATTCGCCGCCGAAGCCCGGCGCCTGGGCCTGCGCCTCCATTCCCACCTGTCCGAAACCGTCTCCTACCAGGATGCCGCCCAGGACATGCACGGCACTACTCCCATCCGCTTCTGCGCCGACCACGGCTGGCTGGGGCCGGACGTCTCCTTTGCCCATCTGGTGAAATTGGACCCGGAGGAAATCCGCCTGCTGGGCCAGACCCACACGGGCATCGCCCATTGCCCCCAAAGTAACGGCCGCCTAGGGAGCGGCATTGCACCGGTACTGGCCCTGGAAGCCGCAGGGGCCCAGATTTCCATCGGGGTGGACGGGGCTGCCTCCAACGAAGCGGCGGATATGCTGAGCGAAACCCACGCCGCTTGGCTCATGCAGCGGGCCCGTAACGGGGAGGCAGCCCGCCCCCATTGTCGCGGCGGCCAGGGGGAAGCCCAGGCCGCGGCCGCCCCCACCGTGGAAGACGTGGTGCGCTGGGGCAGCGCCGGCGGCGCCGACCTCCTCGGCCTCACCGGCCTGGGGCGTCTGGCGGTGGGGCAGGCGGCAGACATCGCCCTCTATCGCCTGGACCAGCCCTGCCACCTGGGCCTCCACGACCCCGCCATCGGCCCCGTGGCTGGCGGCAAAGCCACCCTGAAACGCCTGCTGGTGGGCGGTAAAACCGTGGTGGAAGACGGCCGGATTCCGGGGCTGGACCTGGCCCAACTCAGCCACCAAGCCCGGGCGGGGGTCACCCAGCTACGCCAGGGGGCGGCAGGCTAA
- a CDS encoding ABC transporter permease: MKPLFANPAMARILAPLFLGALVLLAWQAACKYWDIPVYLFPAPLDIAKVLVTQAPTLGLALAATLKVTLLALGLSVVLGVLFAFLLVQSRILEACLMPYAILLQVTPVVAVAPLIIILVKEPTPALVLCAVMVAIFPIISNTVLGLRSAAPGLGHLFSIYRANRWQVLWRLRIPAALPYFFAGLRISSGLALIGAVVAEFVAGTGGPGAGLAYQILQAGQQLEIPLMFAALGLITLAGVGLYLLTAWASRAALGRWQAPEAI; encoded by the coding sequence ATGAAACCCCTGTTCGCCAATCCCGCCATGGCCCGTATTCTTGCCCCCCTCTTTTTGGGCGCCCTGGTCCTGCTGGCCTGGCAGGCCGCTTGCAAATACTGGGACATTCCGGTCTACCTGTTCCCCGCGCCCCTGGACATCGCCAAGGTGCTGGTGACCCAGGCCCCCACCCTGGGGCTGGCTCTGGCCGCCACCCTCAAGGTCACCCTGCTGGCCCTGGGCCTGTCCGTGGTACTGGGGGTACTGTTCGCCTTTCTCCTGGTGCAAAGCCGGATTTTGGAAGCCTGCCTGATGCCCTACGCCATCCTGCTCCAGGTCACCCCGGTGGTAGCCGTGGCCCCGTTGATCATCATCCTGGTCAAGGAGCCCACCCCGGCCCTGGTGCTCTGCGCCGTCATGGTGGCCATTTTCCCCATCATCTCCAACACCGTCCTGGGCCTGCGGAGCGCCGCCCCAGGCCTGGGCCACCTGTTTTCCATCTACCGGGCCAACCGCTGGCAGGTGCTGTGGCGCCTGCGCATTCCCGCCGCCCTCCCCTACTTCTTCGCCGGGCTGCGCATTTCCAGTGGCCTGGCCCTGATCGGCGCCGTGGTGGCGGAATTCGTGGCGGGCACCGGCGGACCAGGGGCCGGACTGGCCTACCAGATATTGCAGGCGGGTCAGCAGCTGGAAATTCCCCTGATGTTCGCCGCCCTGGGCCTCATTACCCTGGCTGGGGTAGGGCTCTACCTGCTTACGGCCTGGGCCAGCCGGGCCGCCCTGGGCCGCTGGCAGGCCCCGGAAGCCATTTAG
- a CDS encoding ABC transporter ATP-binding protein, with amino-acid sequence MLMPLSVLPPDARYATVATAPGNTAPPSPDDRTVLLANRIEKTYPNGTPALREVRLRIQQGEFVSLLGPSGCGKSTLLRIFAGLEEASGGHVRWWNQGAMPAPRDGRRFSMVFQEATLMPWATVGANVALPLDLEGRPRGEKAERVRQALAAVGLEAFARAYPRELSGGMQMRVSLARALVTEPNLLLMDEPFGALDEFTRNRLDGDLRQLWGHRDLTVVFVTHSIYEAVFLSSKVVVMGARPGRILAEVDIDAPAERDEAYRTSHAFIETCQHLSQLLAQAHHPDA; translated from the coding sequence ATGCTTATGCCCCTTAGCGTCTTACCGCCAGATGCCCGGTACGCCACCGTTGCCACGGCCCCGGGTAACACCGCCCCCCCGTCCCCGGACGATCGGACCGTGCTTCTGGCCAATCGCATTGAAAAAACCTACCCCAACGGCACCCCGGCCTTAAGGGAGGTGCGCCTGCGCATCCAGCAGGGGGAATTCGTCTCCCTGCTGGGGCCTTCCGGCTGCGGCAAGAGCACCCTGCTGCGCATTTTCGCCGGGCTGGAAGAGGCCTCCGGCGGTCATGTGCGCTGGTGGAACCAGGGGGCCATGCCCGCCCCCCGGGACGGACGGCGCTTTTCCATGGTCTTTCAGGAAGCCACCCTCATGCCCTGGGCCACCGTGGGAGCCAATGTGGCCCTGCCCCTGGACCTGGAGGGCCGCCCCCGGGGGGAAAAAGCCGAGCGGGTCCGCCAGGCCCTGGCCGCAGTGGGGCTGGAAGCCTTTGCCCGAGCCTATCCCCGGGAACTGTCCGGGGGCATGCAGATGCGCGTTTCCCTGGCCCGGGCCCTGGTCACCGAGCCCAATTTGCTGCTCATGGATGAACCTTTCGGCGCCCTGGATGAATTCACCCGCAACCGGCTGGACGGAGATTTACGCCAGCTCTGGGGACACCGGGATCTGACCGTGGTCTTCGTCACCCACAGCATTTACGAGGCGGTTTTTCTCTCTTCCAAGGTGGTGGTAATGGGGGCCCGCCCCGGGCGCATTCTGGCTGAGGTGGACATTGATGCCCCGGCGGAGCGGGACGAGGCCTACCGCACCTCCCACGCCTTTATCGAAACCTGCCAGCACCTTTCCCAACTGCTGGCCCAGGCCCACCACCCGGATGCCTGA
- a CDS encoding aromatic ring-hydroxylating dioxygenase subunit alpha, giving the protein MLVTQQPVLRKFWYALVPMTDLDQGPQSFTLLNTPLVLWKQADGQPAALLDRCCHRTAKLSKGFVTPEGHIACGYHGWEYDCRGACRKVPQNTDGTIPPGAGVTAFHCQERYGYVWVALDDPIAPIPDFPEDGDPAYRRIFQFYEHWATSPLRVMENSFDNSHFSFVHKANFGIFDQPAPSKYNIEETDYGFQAETLVPINNPPESYRITGTTEPITHRHLINRWYQPFCRRFGCSYPASGIDHIIYNCATPMDDGHMVLVQWLYRNDKETDCSTQELIDWDRAITTEDKEILEATDPDACIDLGRHAEFHMHSDRPGILMRRKLMQLLESHGEKEVFRSA; this is encoded by the coding sequence ATGCTGGTGACCCAACAACCCGTGCTGCGCAAGTTCTGGTACGCCCTGGTGCCCATGACCGACCTGGATCAGGGCCCCCAATCCTTCACCCTGCTCAACACCCCCCTGGTGCTGTGGAAACAGGCGGATGGCCAGCCGGCGGCCCTGCTGGACCGGTGCTGCCACCGCACCGCCAAACTCTCCAAGGGCTTCGTCACCCCGGAGGGACACATCGCCTGCGGCTACCACGGCTGGGAATACGACTGCCGGGGCGCCTGCCGCAAGGTGCCCCAAAACACGGACGGCACCATTCCCCCGGGAGCCGGCGTCACCGCCTTCCACTGCCAGGAACGGTACGGCTACGTGTGGGTCGCCCTGGACGACCCCATCGCCCCCATCCCCGACTTTCCCGAGGATGGGGACCCGGCCTACCGGCGCATTTTCCAGTTCTACGAGCACTGGGCCACCAGCCCCCTGCGGGTCATGGAAAACTCCTTCGACAATTCCCACTTCAGCTTTGTGCACAAGGCCAATTTCGGCATTTTCGACCAGCCCGCGCCCTCCAAATACAACATTGAGGAAACGGACTACGGCTTTCAGGCGGAAACCCTGGTGCCCATTAACAATCCCCCGGAAAGCTACCGGATTACAGGCACCACCGAGCCCATCACCCACCGCCACCTGATCAACCGCTGGTACCAGCCCTTCTGCCGCCGCTTCGGCTGCTCCTACCCGGCCAGCGGCATCGACCACATCATCTACAACTGCGCCACCCCCATGGACGATGGCCACATGGTGCTAGTCCAGTGGCTTTACCGTAACGATAAGGAAACGGATTGCAGCACCCAGGAACTGATCGACTGGGACCGGGCCATCACCACGGAGGACAAGGAAATTCTCGAGGCCACGGACCCGGACGCCTGCATCGATCTGGGCCGCCACGCGGAATTCCACATGCACTCGGACCGGCCGGGCATTCTCATGCGCCGTAAGCTCATGCAGCTTCTGGAAAGCCATGGGGAAAAGGAGGTTTTCCGCAGCGCCTGA
- a CDS encoding isopenicillin N synthase family dioxygenase produces the protein MVDYADPRRSLTPVLDIGPWLNGQDKAGVAREFDRICRDIGFFYLVGHGIAPQRMADMLALAARFFALPEEEKRRYTVGANRRGYEPFGLQTLDFDAPPDIKESLLIGGNQSPNHPYVQEGLANYGPNRWPDDQDIPGFQRACAAYYMDMLALGRELMAIFATVAGLAEDYFDPMLAEPMATLRLIHYPPQPGAVQNNQIGCGAHTDWGAVTLLLQDDTGGLEVQDASGEWLYADPLPGAYVVNIGDMMPVWTNGAYFSNPHRVRNKHPERDRYSLPFFIDPDYHAQVACLDAFRLPGETPCLAPRSVGEHIDLMYTTSYGKAKVA, from the coding sequence ATGGTGGATTACGCAGACCCCCGGCGCAGCCTGACTCCGGTGCTGGACATCGGCCCCTGGCTGAACGGTCAGGACAAAGCGGGGGTAGCCCGGGAGTTTGACCGCATCTGTCGGGACATCGGTTTTTTCTATCTGGTGGGCCACGGCATTGCCCCCCAGCGCATGGCGGACATGCTGGCCCTGGCGGCTCGCTTTTTCGCCCTCCCGGAGGAAGAGAAGCGCCGTTACACCGTGGGCGCCAACCGCCGGGGCTACGAGCCCTTCGGCCTGCAAACCCTGGATTTCGACGCCCCGCCGGACATCAAGGAATCCCTCCTCATCGGCGGTAACCAGAGCCCGAACCATCCCTATGTGCAGGAAGGCCTGGCCAATTACGGCCCCAACCGCTGGCCCGACGACCAGGACATTCCCGGCTTTCAACGGGCCTGTGCCGCCTATTACATGGACATGCTGGCCCTGGGCCGGGAGTTGATGGCCATCTTTGCCACCGTAGCCGGGCTGGCGGAAGACTATTTCGACCCCATGCTGGCTGAACCCATGGCCACCCTGCGCCTCATCCACTACCCGCCCCAACCCGGGGCGGTGCAGAACAACCAGATCGGCTGCGGCGCCCACACGGACTGGGGGGCGGTGACTTTGCTGCTCCAGGACGATACGGGCGGTCTGGAAGTCCAGGACGCCAGCGGCGAGTGGCTTTACGCCGATCCCCTACCCGGCGCCTATGTGGTGAATATCGGCGACATGATGCCGGTGTGGACCAACGGGGCCTACTTCTCCAATCCCCACCGGGTGCGCAACAAACACCCGGAACGGGACCGCTACTCCCTGCCCTTTTTCATCGACCCGGACTACCACGCCCAGGTGGCCTGTCTGGACGCCTTTCGCCTCCCCGGGGAAACACCCTGCCTGGCGCCCCGAAGCGTGGGTGAACACATCGACCTGATGTACACCACCTCCTACGGCAAGGCCAAGGTGGCCTGA
- a CDS encoding ABC transporter substrate-binding protein, with protein sequence MKPNRLLPRFASKLLAGALLAAGCVLPSFAADKLVLGTNWFAQAEHGGFYQALATGIYKKYGLDVSIKMGGPQVNGIQTLAGKNIDLWMGYDFQTLKAVEQGVPVTTIAAFFQKDPQGILAHPGVKSFAELKGKPLFIAQGSETTFWPWLKAEYGLTDQQKKPYLFSITPFLADKNSAQQGYITSEPYAMEQAGVKPAVLLMADHGYPPYASTLVVLKSTVEAKPDALARFVKASAEGWVSYLANPAPANALIKKDNPKMTDAQLAFGLAQMKKYALVTGGDAASHGIGVMTDARWKQTFQAMVKTGLLPANVDYKQAYTLKFVQGLPLPKN encoded by the coding sequence ATGAAACCCAACCGTCTACTCCCCCGTTTTGCCTCTAAGTTACTGGCTGGTGCCCTGCTGGCCGCCGGCTGTGTTTTGCCCAGTTTCGCTGCCGACAAACTGGTGCTGGGCACCAACTGGTTCGCCCAGGCAGAACACGGGGGCTTCTATCAGGCCCTGGCCACGGGCATCTACAAGAAATATGGACTGGACGTGAGCATCAAGATGGGCGGGCCCCAAGTAAACGGCATCCAGACCCTGGCCGGGAAAAACATCGACCTGTGGATGGGCTATGACTTCCAGACCCTCAAGGCGGTGGAACAGGGGGTTCCCGTGACCACCATCGCGGCCTTTTTCCAGAAGGATCCCCAGGGCATTCTGGCCCACCCGGGGGTAAAAAGTTTTGCCGAGTTGAAAGGCAAGCCCCTGTTCATCGCCCAGGGAAGTGAAACCACCTTCTGGCCCTGGTTGAAGGCGGAATACGGCCTCACCGACCAGCAGAAAAAGCCCTATCTGTTCAGCATCACCCCCTTCCTGGCGGACAAGAATTCCGCCCAGCAGGGCTACATCACCTCCGAGCCCTACGCCATGGAACAGGCCGGGGTGAAACCCGCTGTCCTGCTCATGGCCGACCATGGTTATCCCCCCTATGCCTCCACCCTGGTGGTCCTGAAATCCACGGTGGAGGCCAAGCCAGACGCCCTGGCCCGCTTCGTCAAGGCCTCGGCGGAAGGCTGGGTCAGCTATCTGGCTAATCCGGCCCCGGCCAACGCCCTCATCAAAAAGGACAATCCCAAGATGACGGACGCCCAGCTGGCCTTCGGCCTGGCTCAGATGAAGAAATACGCCCTGGTCACCGGGGGGGATGCGGCCAGCCACGGCATTGGGGTCATGACCGACGCCCGCTGGAAGCAAACCTTCCAGGCCATGGTGAAGACCGGCCTGCTGCCTGCCAACGTGGATTACAAGCAGGCCTATACCCTGAAGTTCGTCCAAGGCCTGCCCCTGCCCAAAAACTAA
- the dmeF gene encoding CDF family Co(II)/Ni(II) efflux transporter DmeF has translation MIPRPANAPQSRPSWACRQVFDEGNRAAEHGTRLVVVITLIMMVVEILAGWWFNSMALLADGWHMSSHAVAIGLSALAYTMARRYAGDPRFAFGTWKIEVLAGFASAMFLLGVGLIMVYESVSRLVSPAPIHFDQAIAIAVIGLVVNLVCALILGKAHDHGHEHHHHDHGHQEHNHEHEHGDHDLNLKSAYIHVLADAATSVLAVAALVGGKLYGWNWLDPIMGLVGATLVAVWAWGLMRDTGLVLMDWEPERPLAQTIAQRVEHHPHWPATRVLDLHLWKVGRGRYACILSLATPANGPDAATVKADLAHYPELAHVTVEVLPG, from the coding sequence ATGATCCCTCGCCCTGCCAACGCCCCCCAATCCCGCCCCAGCTGGGCCTGCCGCCAGGTTTTCGATGAAGGCAACCGGGCCGCCGAACACGGCACCCGGCTGGTGGTGGTCATCACCTTGATCATGATGGTGGTGGAAATCCTGGCAGGCTGGTGGTTCAACTCCATGGCCCTGCTGGCGGACGGCTGGCACATGAGCTCCCACGCCGTGGCCATCGGCCTGAGCGCCCTGGCCTACACCATGGCCCGGCGCTACGCGGGGGACCCCCGCTTCGCCTTCGGCACCTGGAAAATCGAGGTTCTGGCCGGCTTTGCCAGCGCCATGTTCCTCCTGGGGGTGGGCCTGATCATGGTCTATGAATCCGTCTCCCGGCTGGTGAGCCCGGCGCCCATCCACTTCGACCAGGCCATCGCGATCGCCGTCATCGGCCTGGTGGTCAATCTGGTCTGCGCCCTGATCCTGGGCAAGGCCCACGACCACGGCCATGAGCATCATCACCATGATCATGGCCACCAGGAGCACAACCATGAACACGAGCACGGTGACCACGACCTGAATCTGAAATCCGCCTACATCCACGTCCTGGCGGACGCCGCCACCTCCGTACTGGCGGTAGCCGCCCTGGTGGGGGGCAAGCTCTACGGCTGGAACTGGCTGGACCCCATCATGGGCCTGGTGGGCGCCACCCTGGTGGCAGTCTGGGCCTGGGGCCTGATGCGGGATACGGGCCTGGTGCTCATGGACTGGGAACCGGAACGCCCCCTGGCCCAAACCATCGCCCAGCGGGTGGAGCACCACCCCCACTGGCCAGCCACCCGGGTTCTGGACCTGCACCTGTGGAAAGTGGGCCGGGGCCGCTACGCCTGTATCCTCAGCCTGGCCACTCCCGCAAACGGCCCGGACGCCGCCACGGTCAAAGCCGACCTGGCCCACTACCCGGAACTGGCCCATGTGACGGTGGAAGTGCTGCCGGGCTAA
- a CDS encoding TMEM165/GDT1 family protein, with protein sequence MEAFLVSVGVVALGEMGDKTQLLSFLLAAKFRRPLPIILGIFAATLANHFLAGLVGTWITALLGPNILRWVLGIGFIAMAIWTLIPDKMDEEEAGIGQRFGVFGTTLVAFFLAEMGDKTQLATVALAASYPNLIAVVAGTTTGMLIADVPAVWVGDKLAHKIPLRLVHGVAALIFAVLGVLALLDVGHAFARLPM encoded by the coding sequence ATGGAAGCTTTTCTCGTATCCGTCGGCGTGGTCGCCCTGGGGGAAATGGGGGACAAGACCCAACTCCTGTCCTTTCTCCTGGCCGCCAAATTTCGCCGCCCCCTGCCCATCATCCTGGGCATTTTCGCCGCTACCCTGGCCAACCATTTCCTCGCCGGTCTGGTGGGCACCTGGATCACCGCCCTGCTGGGCCCCAACATCCTGCGCTGGGTGCTAGGCATCGGCTTTATCGCCATGGCCATCTGGACCCTGATTCCAGACAAAATGGATGAGGAAGAGGCGGGCATCGGCCAGCGCTTCGGGGTTTTCGGCACCACCCTGGTGGCCTTTTTCCTGGCCGAAATGGGGGACAAAACCCAGCTGGCCACGGTGGCCCTGGCCGCCAGCTATCCCAACCTGATCGCCGTAGTGGCTGGCACCACCACCGGCATGCTGATCGCCGATGTGCCCGCCGTCTGGGTGGGAGACAAGCTGGCCCACAAAATTCCCCTGCGCCTGGTGCACGGGGTCGCCGCCCTGATTTTCGCCGTCCTGGGCGTCCTGGCCTTGTTGGACGTGGGCCACGCCTTCGCCCGGCTGCCGATGTAA
- a CDS encoding two-component system sensor histidine kinase NtrB: MTTLANEQDRDTSGQEQLLAAFARWSRTYERILHAAGEGIFSLDLGGCISFANTAAARLLGVPPEDLQGHPLESFLAGPETGEPLFLPANRQEYQHHRLHFSTGEGLERIVELSQALIWEDDQCLGAVVMFNDLTEQEKASRALAESRAHLEVVNGRLSRTHDQLVQAEKLAAVGQLAAGVAHEINTPMGYIRSNLGTLTKHVGALLELIAAYEKWSQPASSTAVAALENARRQTDLAFVREDAPQLLAETSQGVQRVARVVRHLLDFANAYSNGAWEDRGVDALLHTAVGLCPRAQWQELTWDLGTELPPLACLPDRLAQALANIVDNACQATGPQGRVVLRAFQPDGEHLALEVEDDGCGIPPENLDRIYNPFFTTRPVGGGEGMGLSIADAVVRLHGGKLLVESAPGRGTRVRITLPLSGRTALPPTPPATTFH, from the coding sequence ATGACCACCCTGGCTAACGAACAAGACCGGGACACTTCCGGCCAGGAGCAACTCCTGGCCGCTTTTGCCCGCTGGAGCCGTACCTACGAACGCATCCTGCACGCCGCCGGGGAAGGCATTTTCAGCCTGGACCTGGGGGGCTGCATCAGCTTCGCCAACACCGCCGCCGCCCGCCTGCTGGGGGTGCCGCCGGAGGATTTACAGGGCCATCCCCTGGAAAGCTTCCTGGCCGGTCCGGAAACGGGGGAGCCCCTTTTTCTCCCGGCCAACCGCCAGGAATATCAACATCACCGCCTCCACTTCAGCACCGGGGAGGGGCTGGAGCGGATAGTGGAACTGAGCCAGGCCCTGATCTGGGAAGACGATCAGTGTCTGGGCGCCGTGGTCATGTTCAATGACCTGACGGAGCAGGAAAAAGCCTCCCGGGCCCTGGCCGAAAGCCGGGCCCACCTGGAGGTGGTTAACGGCCGCCTGAGCCGCACCCACGACCAGTTGGTCCAGGCGGAGAAACTGGCCGCCGTGGGCCAACTAGCCGCCGGGGTGGCCCACGAAATCAACACCCCCATGGGCTACATCCGCAGCAATCTGGGCACCCTCACCAAGCATGTGGGGGCCCTGCTGGAATTGATTGCCGCCTACGAAAAATGGAGTCAGCCGGCCAGCAGCACAGCGGTGGCGGCTCTGGAAAACGCCCGACGCCAGACCGATCTGGCCTTTGTCCGGGAAGACGCCCCCCAACTCCTGGCGGAAACCAGCCAGGGGGTGCAACGGGTCGCCCGGGTGGTGCGCCATCTCCTGGATTTCGCCAACGCCTACAGCAACGGGGCCTGGGAAGACCGGGGCGTGGATGCCCTGCTGCACACCGCCGTGGGCCTCTGCCCCCGGGCCCAGTGGCAGGAATTGACCTGGGATCTGGGCACGGAACTGCCCCCCCTGGCCTGCCTGCCGGACCGGCTGGCTCAGGCCCTGGCCAACATTGTGGATAACGCCTGCCAGGCCACCGGGCCCCAGGGCCGGGTGGTGCTGCGGGCCTTCCAGCCCGACGGGGAACATCTGGCCCTCGAGGTGGAGGACGACGGTTGCGGTATTCCCCCGGAAAACCTGGACCGGATCTACAACCCCTTCTTCACCACCCGGCCCGTGGGGGGCGGGGAAGGCATGGGTCTCTCCATCGCCGACGCGGTGGTGCGCCTGCACGGGGGCAAACTGCTGGTGGAAAGCGCTCCGGGCCGGGGCACCCGGGTACGTATCACCCTGCCCTTAAGCGGCCGCACCGCCCTGCCCCCCACGCCCCCGGCCACCACCTTCCACTAG
- a CDS encoding chemotaxis protein CheW, with product MPSLNQVITPEREGGDQTQCLTFQLGEEMFAVPILNVREIIEHGHITVVPMMPDAIRGVINLRGAVVPVVDLNRRFGRGHTKEGKRTCIVIVEIPRDTETLVVGMMVDAVSEVLDIPASQVEPPPAFGTHLRTDFIQGMAKMEDGFIVLLALAHVLSDEELAQLPGDPPVATVH from the coding sequence ATGCCGTCTCTCAATCAAGTCATTACGCCGGAGCGGGAAGGAGGGGATCAAACCCAGTGCCTGACCTTCCAGCTCGGCGAGGAGATGTTCGCGGTCCCCATCCTGAATGTGCGGGAAATCATCGAGCACGGCCACATCACGGTGGTGCCCATGATGCCCGACGCCATCCGGGGGGTGATCAACCTGCGGGGGGCTGTGGTGCCGGTGGTGGATCTGAACCGGCGCTTTGGCCGGGGCCACACCAAGGAAGGCAAGCGCACCTGCATCGTCATCGTGGAAATCCCCCGGGATACGGAAACCCTGGTGGTGGGCATGATGGTGGATGCGGTGAGCGAGGTGCTGGATATTCCCGCCTCCCAGGTGGAACCGCCCCCCGCCTTCGGCACCCATCTGCGCACGGACTTCATCCAGGGCATGGCCAAAATGGAGGACGGCTTCATCGTCCTCCTGGCCCTGGCCCACGTGCTCTCCGACGAAGAGCTGGCCCAGCTGCCGGGGGACCCCCCGGTGGCCACGGTCCACTAA